GAACAACCCGGGAATCAGGCGTTTGAGGCGCTGAAGGGCACCACACAGAGCCGCTTTCGCATCGAATCCATGGATTGTCCCACAGAGCAAAACCTGATTCAGAAGAAGCTTGAAAATATGGAGGGCGTTCATGCACTCCAGTTCAATCTGATTCAGCGTGAACTCAGTGTGGATCATAGCTTGTCTGACACCACCTCAATCACGGCCGCTATTGCTGGGCTGGGTATGCAAGCCGAGCCCCTGGATGCCGGAGCCAGCACCCGTATTCGCATTGAGCAGATGGACTGCCCGACTGAAGAGCGTCTGATCCGCGATGCCTTGGGCAAGGTGCCGGGTGTCGGCGGCATGCAGTTCAATCTGTTGCAACGGGTGTTGACCGTCAGCCACGGCAGTGAGGCTTTGCAGAGCATCCTGACCGCTCTGGGCGGGCTTGGTTTTACCCCGGTTGTAGAGCAGAACGATCAGCCCAAAGCTGAAGCCACTCCAGAGCTGCCTCGCAAATCTCTGTGGCCACTGCTTGTGGCAGGCGTTGCCGCCATTGCCTCTGAGGTGGTCGAGTTCGCTGCAATCAGCCCAGAATGGTTGTCCGCTGTTTTCGCCGTAGCGGCTATTTTGCTGTGTGGTCTCACCACCTACAAAAAGGGCTGGATTGCCCTTAAAAACCGCAATTTGAACATCAATGCCCTCATGAGCATTGCCGTGACGGGCGCTGTCCTGATCGGCCAGTGGCCTGAGGCAGCGATGGTCATGGTGCTGTTTACGATTGCCGAGTTGATCGAAGCGCGCTCGCTGGACCGTGCGCGCAATGCTATTCGTGGCCTGATGGACCTGACACCGGCCAAGGCGACGGTGCAGCAGGCAGATGGCAGCTGGCAGGAGATCGACGTACAGGCCATTGCCGTAGGCAGCGTGGTGCGCGTGCGTCCCGGCGAGCGTATCGGCCTGGATGGTGAAGTCGTGGAGGGTACTTCGACTGTTAACCAGGCCCCGATCACCGGTGAAAGCCTGCCGGTTGAGAAACGCCAAGGTGACCAAGTGTTTGCTGGGACCATCAATGAGGCGGGGGCACTGTCATTCCGCGTATTGGCAGCAGCCCGTGATACCACCCTGGCGCGGATCATCCATGCCGTAGAGGAGGCACAAGGTTCCAAGGCACCGACTCAACGTTTTGTTGACCAGTTTTCGCGCATCTATACCCCGGCGGTATTCATCTTTGCGTTGCTGGTGGCGATTGTTCCGCCGTTGTTTATGGCGGGCGCGTGGCATGACTGGGTCTACCGGGCACTGGTGCTGTTGGTGGTGGCGTGCCCATGCGCGTTGGTGATCTCGACTCCAGTGACCATCGTCAGTGGTCTGGCCGCTGCAGCTCGTAAAGGCATTCTGATTAAGGGCGGTGTGTACCTTGAAAATGGTCGGCACCTGAGTGCGCTTGCGCTGGATAAAACCGGCACCATCACTCATGGCAAGCCTGTGCAGACCGATGCCATCAACCTGGTCCAAGGTAGCGAAGCACTGCATGGTAGTTGGGCCGCAAGCCTGGCCGCTCGCTCCGATCACCCAGTGTCCCGAGCACTGGCCAAACAGGCTGAAGAAAATACCGTGGCGCTGCTGGAGGTCAATGCTTTCGAAGCCCTGGCTGGCCGTGGTACTAAAGGTGAAATTGACGGCGTGCAATTGTACATGGGCAACCATCGACTGGTGGAGGAGCTGGGCTTGTGCTCTCCCGAGCTGGAAGCGTCTATTAATGAACTGGAGCGTCAGGGCAAAAGCGTGGTGGCCTTGTGTGATGCGCAGCGTCCGCTAATGCTGCTGGCCGTTGCCGACACGGTGCGCGATACCAGTCTTCAGGCCATTGCTGAGCTGCATGAGCTGGGCGTCAGTACCACCATGTTGACCGGTGATAACGTGCACACTGCTGCAGCGATTGCCGCTCAGGTGGGTGTGGACGATGCTCGTGGCGACCTGCTGCCGGAAGACAAGTTGGCCTGGGTCAACGAAAGTCAGAGCAAAGGACTGGTGGTGGGCATGGTCGGTGACGGCATCAATGATGCCCCGGCGCTGGCCAAAGCCCAGATTGGTTTCGCCATGGGCGCAGCCGGTACTGACACCGCCATCGAGACCGCCGACGTGGCGCTGATGAACGACGATCTGCGCAAAATCCCGGCTTTTGTGCGCCTGTCCCGCAAGACCGCCAACGTGCTTAAGCAGAACATCGTTCTGGCACTGGGCATCAAGGCTGTCTTCCTGGGCATGACCCTGACCGGAGACGCCACCATGTGGATGGCTGTATTCGCTGACATGGGTGTCAGCCTGCTGGTGGTGTTTAACGGGCTGAGGTTGTTGCGCAGTTGATAGCGTGTCAACCCTGCAGGGTGAGTATCCTGCAGGTTTGCTAAATGGGGACAGGTGAGCTCAATCAGCCAGCTTGGGCTGAAGTAATGACTGTGAAGGGAGTGGATGTGGCATCAGGAATATAGTGACCACTGTTGGTGGCCTATTGCAGTAAGCGATGGCTATTGGGTAAATGAGAGATCATCGTTACATCCTTATTTTTATTTACCTTTACGTAAACGTAAAAATGAATCAACCTGTTCCCATCACCTCGCGTCATCTTAATAACAATGTAATGACGTCACGCGGCTCGAGATAGGCTGAAGGCTGTACGAGCAGCAGCTGAGGTTTCGACATTCAAAGGTGGACGGCCGCCCCTCTGGAGTGAGTAATGGCACAGAAAATCCCTAACAGTCATTTTCACCAATCGCGTCAGGCGCGTTTGCGCTTGGTCAACGAGGGCGAGCTGCCCCCAGGCGTTGTGCGCGAAGAAATTGATGCCTCTTGGCGGCGTAGTCTTGGTTACGGCCTCGATTGCCTGGAAGGCGAGCGTGAGGATCTGTCGCTTGACCTGAAGATTTTGCTCGACAGCAATCGCCTGCTGATTGATGCAGCGATGCCGGAGATGGAGTATCTGGTGTCCCAGCAGGGGCAGGGCGGGGTGGTGATTTTGGGCGATGCCCAGGCCAATGTGCTGGTTATTGAGGGCCAGGCCGACCCTCTCAGGCAGCTCGGTTTGCGTGATTTACGTCCCGGTAGCTGTTGGAGTGAGGCGCAGCGCGGCACCAACGCGTTGGGCACGGCGATTCTTGAAGGAAAGCCGACCCTTATCAATTGCGGTGAGCATTACCTCGACCGGCTTAGCCCGTTCTCATGCACCTCTGTTCCGTTGCGTGACCCGCACGGGCGTGTAGTTGGCGTGCTTGATCTGACCCGCGAAGGCGTCATGGCTCAGCCGCAAGACAACCTGACAACCCTCATGCTGGCCGCTGGCAACATCGAGAGCCGTCTGTTCGGTCTGTATCACCCTGAGCACTTGGTGCTGGCTTTCCATAATCGTCCTCAGTACCTCGGCAGTGCTTGGCATGGTCTGCTGGCGCTGAGCCTTGAAGGTGAGGTGCTGGCCGCCAACGAGCGGGCTTGCGATCTGTTCCAGTTGCGGCGAGAGGCGCTGATCGGGCGCCGGGCCAGCGATCTGATTGGCGAGCGTACGCCACAACTTATTACGCGCCTGCTGCAAGGCGGCATCATCAGTGTGCAAACCTCAAAAGGTGAGTTCTTTTTCCGCAGTTTGCAGGTGCCTCGGCATACCAGTGTGAGCAAGGTGCCTCCGGCGCCTAGGAGTGCCACAGGCGCTAAGTTGCAGGCACTGGAGGAGCTTGCCGCGCATGACAGCCGTTTTGCCCGTTCCTTGCGTATGGCGTGCCAAGGTTTAGCCAATGACTTGCCCGTGTTGCTGCTGGGGGAGACTGGTACAGGTAAAGAGGTCGTAGCGCGTGCTCTGCATCAGGCGGGCAGTCGTGCGGATAAACCGTTCGTTGCGGTTAACTGTGCGGCTATTCCTGAGGGGCTTATTGAGTCTGAGTTGTTTGGCTATCGCGAGGGTGCATTTACCGGTTCGCGCCGTGGTGGGATGGTCGGCCGACTGATGCAGGCCCATGGCGGCACGCTGTTTCTCGACGAAATCGGTGACATGCCGATGGCCTTGCAGGCACGACTGCTGCGGGTGCTGCAAGAGCGCCGTGTATCACCGTTGGGGGCGGGCGAGGAGCAGGATATTGATGTGGCACTGATCTGCGCGACTCACCAAGACCTCAAACGTCTGGTGATGGAAAAACAGTTCCGGGAAGACCTCTATTACCGTATCAATGGCGTCAGCTTGCGCCTGCCAGCGTTGCGTGAGCGTGATGACCTGGAGCAGATGGTGACGCGGGTGCTGCACAAGCATGGTGCGGTGAATGTGACCTTGGATAAATCCCTTTCCGAACTGCTGATGAGCTATGACTGGCCGGGCAACATTCGCCAGCTGGAGATGGTGCTGCGGGCAGCGTTGGCTATGCGCGAAGAAGGTGAGACTGTACTCACGCTGGACCATCTCACTGACAGCCTGATTGATGAGCTGACGGGCAGTTGCCGTCAGGCGGGCAGCATCCGCGAGAATGAAATGGAATTGATCCGCGCAAGCCTGGAACGTCATCAGGGCAATGTTTCTGCAGCGGCAGACGCGCTGGGCATCAGCCGCGCCACGTTGTACCGCAAGCTCAAGCAAATGGGTAAATGAAGGGCGTTAAGCCCTTCATTGCGCTTTGCACGTTAATCGCCCTTGTTGTTGCTGGTAGTCCATGCGCCGATTTCTGATCAAGCTGATTGAAACCCCCGATCCTGAGTTATTGAACCGCGCCCTAGGCTGGTTATTCAGCTTTGTGCGCCCCCACTGGCGTGCAATTGCTGCCTTATTGGGGCTGTCTTTGTGCGCCTCTTTGCTGGTGCTGGCGCAACCGTGGTTGACCAAGACCTTGATCGACGATGGCCTGCTGGCCAAGGATTTCCCGCTGCTGGTCAAGGTGGCGGTGGGCATGATCGCGGTGGGGATTTTCAGCACCTTGCTGTCGGGCCTGAATCGCTACCTGCACACGCGCTTGTCTGGGCGCATTCTGTTTGCCTTGCGTGATGATCTGTATCGCCATCTGCAAAAGCTCTCTCCGGCGTTCTACGGGCGCAAGCGCATCGGCGACATCATGTCCCGGTTGGACGGCGATGTGGCGGAAATCCAGCGTTTTGCGGTGGACTCCATGTTCTCTGCCGTGTCCAGCATCATTGGTCTGCTGGGGGCGGTGGTGCTGATGTTGATGCTGTCTTGGCAGTTATCCCTGCTGTTGCTGGTGCTGGTTCCCATTGAGGTGCTCTGGCTGCGCTGGATGCGGCGCAAGGTCGAACGGGAGGTTCGCAGCCTGCGGGAGCGCTCGGCGGATATGTCATCGTTCCTGGTCGAGACGTTGCCCGCAATGAAGTTCATACAGGCCGCAGGTGCTCAACGGCGTGAATCGGGCCGCCTGGAGTCGTTGGGGCAGGGCTACATGAGCCAGCTCTTGAGGGTGCAGGTCACGGAGTTTGTAACCCATGCCGTACCCGGCACACTGACTTCGCTGTCGCGAGCCTGCGCGTTCTTGATTGGCGGCTATTGGGTGATTCAGGGCACCTGGCAACTGGGAGCTTTGATCGCTTTTTCGACCTATTTGGGCATGGCAGTTGGGCCTGTCCAGAGTCTGTTGGGCTTGTATGTTGCCTTGCAGCGTATGACGGTCAGCCTCGGCCGGGTGATGGAGCTGCAGCAAGAGCCGGTGTCCGTGTCTGCACCTGTTGTGCCTAAGCCGTTGCCTGAAGGTCGAGGCGAACTGCGCCTTGAGGATGTGTGTTTTGCCCACGAGCAGCGCAGCGGCGCGGTGTTACAGGGAGCTAGCGCTGTGATTCCTGCGGGCCTCAAGGTCGCATTTAGCGGTGCTTCCGGGGTGGGTAAGTCGACGTTGATTGACTTGCTGCAGCGTTTTTATGATCCCGATCAGGGCCGAATCACACTCGATGGCTGCGATCTGCGCGAATTGGATTTATTCGAGCTGCGCCGCAGCATCGCTGTGGTCAGTCAGGAGACGGTACTGTTTCGCGGCACCCTCGCAGAAAACCTGGCCTACAGTGCCCCAACGGCCACGCGTGAAGAGTTACAGCGCGTGGCGCATTTGGCGCGTTTGGATGATTTGATCGAGCGCCTGCCATTGGGCCTCGACAGCCCGATTGGGGAACGCGGTCAACAGCTTTCAGGCGGGCAGAAACAGCGCATTGCCATTGCCCGAGCCTTGCTGCAAGACCCGCGCATACTGGTGCTTGATGAGGCCACGTCGGCGGTGGATGAGGCGACCGAACAAGAAGTCATCGCTGCCATCGACCAGCTGTTTGCCGGGCGCACACGGATCCTGATCAGCCACCGTCCATCGACCCTGCGCGAGGCGGATTTGAGTTTGCGTCTGGAACAAGGTCAGTTGCATGAGTCCGACAATCGCCATGAACACTGAGTTGCGTATCGGTTTTATCGACAGCGGCTTTGCTCCACACCAAGCCCCACGCATTACCCAGGCGCGGCGTTTCTGGCTGGAAGGCGATGAATTGCGTCAGGGCGAGCCACTGCCTGATGCGCTGGGGCATGGTTGTGGGGTGTTGGATGCCCTGTGCGCCCAAAGTGAAACGGTCAGCGTGTTCAGCGCGCAGGTGTTCGCCGGGCAGTGGCAGACCAGTCCGTTACAGATTGCAGCCGCTCTGTACTGGTTGTTGGAGCAGAACGTCAGCCTAATCAACATGAGCCTGGGGCTGCGCAGTGATCGGCCAGTGCTGCGTGAGGCATGCGCCGAGTTGCAGTCTGCTGGCGTGCTGCTGTGTGCTTCCAGCCCAGCCCAGGGCGAGCCTGTTTATCCGGCCAGCTACCCTGGCGTCATTCGTATCACCGGGGATGCGCGTTGCAATCCCGGGCAGTGGTCTTGGCTTAACAGTGCTCAGGCAGATTTCGGTGCACACGTCAGCAGAGGTTCAGGGCTGGCCGGGGCCAGTTTGGCTTGCGCGACGCTCAGCGGACTCATTGTTGGTTATCTGCAAGAACACCCTGATGCAGACCGGCAGAGCGTGTTTGACTGGCTCAGCCGCGGGGCTGCCTATACCGGTCAGGAGCGACGTCGATGAGCGATCCGATCATTGCGGTATTAGGTGCGGGGCCGGCGGGCTGTGCAGTGGCACTGGGGCTGAGGCGTTTGGGCTATCAAGTCCGTGTGGTGGGTGAGTGGCGCCGTTTTGCTGCGGTGGAGGGCATCTCCGCCCGCGTGCTTGAGGGGCTGCGCCAAGTGGGGCTGAATCAGGCACTGGCCAGCGCTGCTGCGCCAACGCCACGGCGGGTGCTTTGGAATGGCTTGGATCAAATTGCCAACACCGAGCAACTGCTGGATCGACCGTTATTCGATGCTGCATTACGTCGGGATCTGGCTGAGGGCGGCGTAGCGTTCAGCGAAGGGCGAGTGCGCCAGCTCGTTCAAGAAGCCGGCCGCCACCGGGTTGTGCTGGATAGTGGCGAATCGCTGCTGGCTGACTTTCTGGTGGAGGCGCGTGGACGTCAGGCGCCTCTGAGTAAGGGGCGTGTCCGCGGCCCGGAAACCGTCAGCTTACTCAGTACGTGGCAGGGCCGGGCTGGGCGTCCGGGCTCAGCCGTGGAGAGTCTGGAGGATGGTTGGGCGTGGATGGCCGCGCTGGATGATGGCCGCTGTTATTGGCAGATCACCTTGGATGCTGGTGCTGCCGAGCTGCCGTCGCGGGATGCACTGGATGTGTACTGTGCCGCACGACGCCAATCCTCGGCGCTGGCGGCTGAATTATTTGGCGACTCAGTCAATACGCAGGCGCCGGTGTATGCCCGCAGTAGCACCGCGATTCTGGCGCAACAGGTGGTGGGCGAAAACTGGATTCGTGTGGGCGATGCAGCCATGGCGGTCGATCCACTCTCGGGCAATGGCGTGTTCCAGTCATTGTCTTCGGCGTTGCAGGCTCCGGCAGTGATTAACACGCTGCTCCAGCACCCTGGAAGGGCAGAGCTTGCCAGTCGCTTTCATCATCAGCGAGTTGAACACCTGTTTATGCGCTTTGCCCGTACCGGTCGGGATTTCTATGCCATGGAACAGCGTTGGCCTGAGCATGGCTTTTGGCAGGCGCGACGGAGCTGGCCCGATGCAGAACCCATGCATGCAGCGGCTGATTTCGAGCAACTGCGGGTGGCACGTATGCCGGTGCTTAATGACGGTTTGATTGATGAAGCTGAAGTGGTGATCACGGCTGATCAGCCGTTAGGCATTTGGCACATCAATGGCGTGGCGTTGGCGCCTATCGTGCGCAGTGTGCAGGCGGGGCAGCTTGAGAAGGCGCTGGAGCTGTTACAGCCAGCACAGAAGCAGATGATTCAGGGCTGGCTGTTACAACAAGGTTACCGGCCCTGAGCGGGCCGGTAAGTCTGCACGAGTCGATCAGCTTCAGAGCTTGATCAGGACCGATTTCAGCTCGGTGTAGTGCTCAATGGCAGCTGCCCCCATTTCGCGGCCAACACCGGAGAGCTTGTAACCGCCGAACGGCAGTGCTGGGTCGAGGGCGCTGTGGCAGTTCACCCATACCGAGCCGGACTTGATGCGTGGAATCATGCGGTGCACGGCGCCCAGATCGTTGGACCAAATGCTCGCGCCTAAGCCGTATGGGTTGTCATTGGCCATATGCACCACTTCGTCGATGGTATCGAACGGCATGGCAACCAGAACCGGGCCAAAGATTTCTTCTTGCACCAAGCGATGCTTCTGGTCGACGTCGACGATAACGGTCGGCTTGACGAAGTAGCCAGGGCCGAAGCTCTCACCACCACAGGCGATGGTCGCGCCCAGTTCGCGGCCCAAGTTGATGTAACCGGCAACGCGCTCTTGTTGTTTGGCAGAAATCAGCGGACCCATTTGCACGCTTGGGTCCAGGCCGTTGCCCAGTTTCATGCCGTTAGCGATACCGGCGATGTCGGCGATAACGTTATCGAAGTGCTTGCGGTGCACGTACAGGCGCGAGCCTGCGCAGCAAACCTGGCCTTGGTTGAAGAAGATGGCGGTGGCAGCACCGGCAGCCGCTTCGGCAAGGTTAGCGTCGGGCATTACGATGGTCGGAGACTTGCCGCCCAGCTCCAGCGTTACGCGGGTCATGTTATCCATGGCCGCTTTACCGATTTGTTTACCGACTTCAGTGGAGCCGGTGAAGGTCAGTTTATCCACACCTGGATGACGGGTCAGAGCAACGCCCGCTTCAAGGCCGGTGCCTGTCACCACGTTAAACACGCCGCTCGGATAGCCCGCCTCCAGGACCAGTTCGGCCAATTTCAGGGCGCTCAGCGGTGTTTCGTCAGCAGGCTTGAGCACAACGGTGCAGCCAGTGGCCAGAGCCGGGCCGAGTTTCCAGCAAGCCAGCAGCAGCGGGAAGTTCCAGGCAACAATGGCACCGACTACACCCACCGCTTCACGGCGGATAAAACCGTGGAACTCTTCGCCCGGCATCAGCGGTACCGAGGCTTCAATAGTGCTGCCTTCGATCTTGGTTGCCCAACCTGCCATATAACGCAGGAAGTCGATGGCCAGTTGCACGTCCATCACTTTGGCGACAACGGCGCTTTTACCGTTATTCAGGCATTCAAGCTCGGCGAGTTCTTGAGCATCACGCTCCATCAGGTCCGCCAGGCGCCACAGCAGGTTTTGGCGCTCACGTGGGCGCATACGGCTCCAGGCTGAGTCATCAAAGGCTTGGCGGGCAGCTTTTACGGCGCGGTCGACGTCTTCAGCATTAGCAGAGGGAACCTGGCCGATCACTTCGCCAGTGGCCGGGTTGCGGAAACTCATGGTGTTGCCGCTGTTTGCGTCCTGCCATTCTGCGCCTATCAGCATTTGTAACTTGCGGTTGAGGAAGGCCTGGGTCTGGGGCAGGACGGAATGGTCGACGGACATGGGTAGAACCTCTTCTTATTGACGTTGTTCCGCCCTGTCGCAACCACCATGCCAATGCTGGCGATGAATATTAACTTATTGATAAATAAGGATATTTGTTTATTTTTTAGTGCTTGTCAGGCGCGTTGGATGTTGCAGATTGAGACAGTGTGAGACAGACGCTGGAACACTGTATTGATTGAGCGTTGTGGGCTACAAAGCACAGGTGTCTCAAGCTGTAACACTGTGTCGCGAATTTAGACGCTTAAGGCTTGGTTTTGAGGCTTTGAAAACGCCGCTATTTGCCGTAAATCCTTGCAAATAAAGGGTTTTGCTCAGTGTGGCACGTAATGTGTATTTGACGTTAAAGGGCACCTGCCGATTGTGGGGTGCAAATCATAAGAACAATACCGTGGAGGTCTGACCTTGAAGACGACTCGACTCCGGCAGAACGTGGGCACACTGGCAATCGCCGTTGCGTCCATGATGTTCGGCCAGGCTTATGCAACCGAGGAGGGCCCAGCTCTTCTCAAGTCGAAGTGCATGGGTTGCCATATTAGCGAAGGCAACGATTCCTATAGCCGTATCAGCCATCAGCGCAAAACCCCTGAAGGCTGGTTTATGACCGTCGCGCGCATGCAGATCATGCATGGCCTTAAGATCTCCGACGACGAGCGTCGCGCCGTGGTGAAATACCTGGCCGACAAACAAGGTCTGGCTCCAAGCGAAACTGAAGGCGTGCGTTACGCCCTTGAGCGTCGTTTGAATACCGTCGAAAACTTCGATGAGCAACTGGCGCAAATGTGTGGCCGCTGCCACTCCGGTGCCCGTGTAGCGTTGCAGCGCCGTCCTGCTAAAGAGTGGGAACATCTGGTCCACTTCCACCTCGGCCATTGGCCGTCACTGGAATATCAATCCCTGTCCCGTGACCGTGACTGGCTGGAAATCGCCCTGAAAGACATGGTGCCTGATCTGGCCAAGCGCTTCCCGATGGACGACAAAGCTTGGTCCGATTGGCAGAAGGCCAAGCCAACAGCTGATGCACTGCCGGGGCAGTGGAGCTTTAGCGGCCACATGCTGAGCAAAGGTGATGTTCGCGGCGTGATGACCGTGAAGCACGATAAGGGCGATAACTTCGACGTCACCGTTAAGGGCCAGTATGCCGACGGCACGCCGTTCAATGGCGAAGGTTCCGCCATCCTGTACAACGGCTATGAGTGGCGCGGTAACGTCAAGATTGGCGACCAGCGCATGCGTCAGATCTTCGCTGCCGTAAACGGTGAAATGAAAGGCCGCATGTTCGAAGCCGAGCATGATGAGCGTGGCCTGGACTTCAGCGCGGTCAAAGAAGGCAATGCCAAACTGCTTTCGGTTCAGCCCTCCTACATCAAAGCAGGTGCTGAAACTGAGTTGACCATGGTGGGTAACGGCCTCAAAGGCACGCCGGACTTCGGCGCGGGCGTTGAGGTGGTGAAGGTTGTTGAGTCTTCCGCCCAGCAAATGCGCGTCAAAGTTAAAGCCGCAGCAGATGCAGCCGCGGGTATCCGTGACGTGTCTGTAGGTGCTCTCAAAGGCATCGAACTGGCTGTGTACAAAGACATCGCTGAAGTGAAAGTGGTGCCTGAGTTCTCCATTGCCCGTGTGGGTGACAACGGTGGTGCAACGCCTAAAGTACAAGGCCGTTTCGAGGCTGAGGCTTGGGGCAAAAACGCTGCTGGCGAGCCGTATCGCATTGGCTACCTGCCTGCTAAATGGTCGGTAGAGCCGTTCGATGAGCGCGCTAAAGAAGACGAGGACGTGAAGTTCGCCGGTCAAATGCAGAAAGACGGTGTCTTCATTCCTGGCGATGCAGGGCCAAACCCTGAGCGCAAAATGATGACCAACAACGCCGGCAACTTGAAAGTGGTTGCTGAGCTGGAAGAGACCGGTCAGCGAGGCGAAGGCCACTTGATCGTGACAGTCCAGCGCTGGAATAACCCACCCATTCCATAACCGAAGTCTGCCTGGGCGGGGTCAAACCCGCCCGGATTTGAACGAGGATTGGGATTTATTCCGGGAGGTCGCCATGGGCGCAATCTTGAATTTGGTCGAGCGTAACCTGCATGAAGTGCGGGTCGATGCTGACCGCATGCTGTTCCATATCCCGAGTAGCTCGCTGTTCGCCACCGATGAGGTGACAGGGGGGATCATTGATGCCCTGCGTCAGGAGAGTTGCTCGTCTGAGGATCTGGTACAGCGTCTGTCCGGCCGTTTTGCCGGGCAGGACGTGAATGAGACCCTACGTGAGCTGATCGCGCTGGAAGTCGTCTCAGATGGCTCGCCACTGACGCCGGAAATCGGTTTGAAGAAGGTTGAGCGCACAGCCCTGAACACGGTCGTTTTGAACGTGAACACCGGCTGTAACCTGAGCTGCACCTATTGCTACAAAGAAGACTTGGACAAGCCTTCAGAAGGTAAGCGGATGGGCATCGAAACGGCCGAGAACTCGGTCGAGATGTTGCTCAGAGAATCCCCGGATGAAGAGCGCTACAGCGTAGTGTTCTTTGGC
The Pseudomonas mendocina DNA segment above includes these coding regions:
- a CDS encoding heavy metal translocating P-type ATPase, with product MDCPTEQNLIQKKLENMEGVHALQFNLIQRELSVDHSLSDTTSITAAIAGLGMQAEPLDAGASTRIRIEQMDCPTEERLIRDALGKVPGVGGMQFNLLQRVLTVSHGSEALQSILTALGGLGFTPVVEQNDQPKAEATPELPRKSLWPLLVAGVAAIASEVVEFAAISPEWLSAVFAVAAILLCGLTTYKKGWIALKNRNLNINALMSIAVTGAVLIGQWPEAAMVMVLFTIAELIEARSLDRARNAIRGLMDLTPAKATVQQADGSWQEIDVQAIAVGSVVRVRPGERIGLDGEVVEGTSTVNQAPITGESLPVEKRQGDQVFAGTINEAGALSFRVLAAARDTTLARIIHAVEEAQGSKAPTQRFVDQFSRIYTPAVFIFALLVAIVPPLFMAGAWHDWVYRALVLLVVACPCALVISTPVTIVSGLAAAARKGILIKGGVYLENGRHLSALALDKTGTITHGKPVQTDAINLVQGSEALHGSWAASLAARSDHPVSRALAKQAEENTVALLEVNAFEALAGRGTKGEIDGVQLYMGNHRLVEELGLCSPELEASINELERQGKSVVALCDAQRPLMLLAVADTVRDTSLQAIAELHELGVSTTMLTGDNVHTAAAIAAQVGVDDARGDLLPEDKLAWVNESQSKGLVVGMVGDGINDAPALAKAQIGFAMGAAGTDTAIETADVALMNDDLRKIPAFVRLSRKTANVLKQNIVLALGIKAVFLGMTLTGDATMWMAVFADMGVSLLVVFNGLRLLRS
- a CDS encoding sigma-54-dependent Fis family transcriptional regulator; translation: MAQKIPNSHFHQSRQARLRLVNEGELPPGVVREEIDASWRRSLGYGLDCLEGEREDLSLDLKILLDSNRLLIDAAMPEMEYLVSQQGQGGVVILGDAQANVLVIEGQADPLRQLGLRDLRPGSCWSEAQRGTNALGTAILEGKPTLINCGEHYLDRLSPFSCTSVPLRDPHGRVVGVLDLTREGVMAQPQDNLTTLMLAAGNIESRLFGLYHPEHLVLAFHNRPQYLGSAWHGLLALSLEGEVLAANERACDLFQLRREALIGRRASDLIGERTPQLITRLLQGGIISVQTSKGEFFFRSLQVPRHTSVSKVPPAPRSATGAKLQALEELAAHDSRFARSLRMACQGLANDLPVLLLGETGTGKEVVARALHQAGSRADKPFVAVNCAAIPEGLIESELFGYREGAFTGSRRGGMVGRLMQAHGGTLFLDEIGDMPMALQARLLRVLQERRVSPLGAGEEQDIDVALICATHQDLKRLVMEKQFREDLYYRINGVSLRLPALRERDDLEQMVTRVLHKHGAVNVTLDKSLSELLMSYDWPGNIRQLEMVLRAALAMREEGETVLTLDHLTDSLIDELTGSCRQAGSIRENEMELIRASLERHQGNVSAAADALGISRATLYRKLKQMGK
- a CDS encoding ABC transporter ATP-binding protein yields the protein MRRFLIKLIETPDPELLNRALGWLFSFVRPHWRAIAALLGLSLCASLLVLAQPWLTKTLIDDGLLAKDFPLLVKVAVGMIAVGIFSTLLSGLNRYLHTRLSGRILFALRDDLYRHLQKLSPAFYGRKRIGDIMSRLDGDVAEIQRFAVDSMFSAVSSIIGLLGAVVLMLMLSWQLSLLLLVLVPIEVLWLRWMRRKVEREVRSLRERSADMSSFLVETLPAMKFIQAAGAQRRESGRLESLGQGYMSQLLRVQVTEFVTHAVPGTLTSLSRACAFLIGGYWVIQGTWQLGALIAFSTYLGMAVGPVQSLLGLYVALQRMTVSLGRVMELQQEPVSVSAPVVPKPLPEGRGELRLEDVCFAHEQRSGAVLQGASAVIPAGLKVAFSGASGVGKSTLIDLLQRFYDPDQGRITLDGCDLRELDLFELRRSIAVVSQETVLFRGTLAENLAYSAPTATREELQRVAHLARLDDLIERLPLGLDSPIGERGQQLSGGQKQRIAIARALLQDPRILVLDEATSAVDEATEQEVIAAIDQLFAGRTRILISHRPSTLREADLSLRLEQGQLHESDNRHEH
- a CDS encoding S8 family serine peptidase, which produces MNTELRIGFIDSGFAPHQAPRITQARRFWLEGDELRQGEPLPDALGHGCGVLDALCAQSETVSVFSAQVFAGQWQTSPLQIAAALYWLLEQNVSLINMSLGLRSDRPVLREACAELQSAGVLLCASSPAQGEPVYPASYPGVIRITGDARCNPGQWSWLNSAQADFGAHVSRGSGLAGASLACATLSGLIVGYLQEHPDADRQSVFDWLSRGAAYTGQERRR
- a CDS encoding lycopene cyclase family protein, with product MSDPIIAVLGAGPAGCAVALGLRRLGYQVRVVGEWRRFAAVEGISARVLEGLRQVGLNQALASAAAPTPRRVLWNGLDQIANTEQLLDRPLFDAALRRDLAEGGVAFSEGRVRQLVQEAGRHRVVLDSGESLLADFLVEARGRQAPLSKGRVRGPETVSLLSTWQGRAGRPGSAVESLEDGWAWMAALDDGRCYWQITLDAGAAELPSRDALDVYCAARRQSSALAAELFGDSVNTQAPVYARSSTAILAQQVVGENWIRVGDAAMAVDPLSGNGVFQSLSSALQAPAVINTLLQHPGRAELASRFHHQRVEHLFMRFARTGRDFYAMEQRWPEHGFWQARRSWPDAEPMHAAADFEQLRVARMPVLNDGLIDEAEVVITADQPLGIWHINGVALAPIVRSVQAGQLEKALELLQPAQKQMIQGWLLQQGYRP
- a CDS encoding aldehyde dehydrogenase family protein yields the protein MSVDHSVLPQTQAFLNRKLQMLIGAEWQDANSGNTMSFRNPATGEVIGQVPSANAEDVDRAVKAARQAFDDSAWSRMRPRERQNLLWRLADLMERDAQELAELECLNNGKSAVVAKVMDVQLAIDFLRYMAGWATKIEGSTIEASVPLMPGEEFHGFIRREAVGVVGAIVAWNFPLLLACWKLGPALATGCTVVLKPADETPLSALKLAELVLEAGYPSGVFNVVTGTGLEAGVALTRHPGVDKLTFTGSTEVGKQIGKAAMDNMTRVTLELGGKSPTIVMPDANLAEAAAGAATAIFFNQGQVCCAGSRLYVHRKHFDNVIADIAGIANGMKLGNGLDPSVQMGPLISAKQQERVAGYINLGRELGATIACGGESFGPGYFVKPTVIVDVDQKHRLVQEEIFGPVLVAMPFDTIDEVVHMANDNPYGLGASIWSNDLGAVHRMIPRIKSGSVWVNCHSALDPALPFGGYKLSGVGREMGAAAIEHYTELKSVLIKL